The following is a genomic window from Dermacentor variabilis isolate Ectoservices chromosome 11, ASM5094787v1, whole genome shotgun sequence.
acagctatacgaagcaagcaTAGTAGTTTAATgcgccgtataaacttggaatcaTGTGCTCGCTAATTGAATTAACAACCAtcgtgtcagcgcgcacaagcaaacatgaacgcatcacacttgatgagcgcggacactcgctgtcaaaacgctggtgcgagCAAGCGCGGCGCAGCAGCGACCGAAGTGACCTTAGTGCAGTTTATAAAATGaaaaattatgggttttaacgtgccaaaaccactgtctgattatgaggcacgccgtagtgaagaactccggaaatttcgaccacctgtggttctttaacgagcacctaaatctaagtacacgggtgttttcacatttcacccccatcgaaatgcggtcgggattcgatcccgcgacctcgtgctcagcagcccaacaccacagccaacGAGTAATCACCGCGGGTCGGCGCAGTCTATCGCTTTAACGGAAAAGAGACcgggaacacagcgcgcacagaactatgagctgtctgcagatccctttcaaaatacggcgcgcgcgaatgtgcaaagtacgcacttgttggcggagccgAAGGGGCCCCCCTCCCTTCCGCGCTGCATCCTCGCTTTCCTCCTTGTaatgcgcgcgagattgagcagcgGTCGTCAGTTCCCCTTGGCACCCAGTCGTGAAATGCGCAGCTGCTGCCGGAACACAACGCCGCCCCCTTCCTACTATCCCGCTACGGCgtctcgcgcgacggaagacggcgcgttttctctccactttcctccttcgcgcgcgccagattgagtcgtgatcgtcggcttccctcgcgtgctttcactcgcacatacagcacacggcgagCGGCGACGATTTAATCgccattggactttatacggtACCTCACGGCGAAagcgacggtagaaatgcgcctggagtgtcgcaATAAAGCCCACATAGTGAAAAACTGTCATCTGTAGCCGTTAGTTTGTGCGATCAGGAGAGACAGGTCTCTGTTATTGCGTGTATGGAAGTTACTAAATTTCGTTGAAGCTTCTATGACGAAAAGGTGAGCGGAATGGTTAGCGGAAGCTCGTCTTTACATGGCGAATAAGCGGAGTCCGCACCAAATGGTGGCGGTATTTATGTTTCAGAGAAATTCAGGAAACACACTTACTTGTTCACTTTGAACTATAAACCACTAGGGCCTACGGCAGCAAGGCTCTCAGCGCCGAAAATTAGCAGCGAGAACTTGCAGTGGAATCCtttcgcgagtgacgtcacgcccAAGACGACGCTCgttccggctcgctcggctgccgcgcgcgctcctTCCCTTCGTGTgtgcttggggtatgggtggctcgagccgtacttagTTAAGGACATGTgggcttctttctgctgctaTGCTTGAACCACAGCTCCTCCTTCAAAAGCGCATGAGTcaagaaaatttgcggcttggatatcacAAGGTAAGTAGCGTTTAAGGGGCCTACTGGTTTTGCAATACATATATGCGCTGTGTCTGTCCATAAAGCTTGCTTTAAAAGAaagtctgcaaattcaacacgcgcggttgtgtatgatgcttcgataaacacttaacattcccttagtacttagctatgagagacattgcattttacatggacgAAAAATGTTGGAATTTGGTGTCAATGTTATCCTTGTTAGAAAGACactggccagcgaagctgtcatcctGTTTCTTactactctggtgagttgttctagtcaaatatggccactttattaatgcgtaaaagaaagagttaggcgcgcaACTTTCATCGCTCTCCGAAACAGGCCCCCATAGAAacaattgctcatggctgctaacacgatggcgcgtcatgtagagtatatacatagttaattcacaaatttCAGTTGCTTGCTACCATAGTATAAttcacctgaaagaaaagtttcgtgattaagatcgagagccaatcaattgcaagcgataaaatgtttcatggtggccctcagtagcttTTATCGACGATATGACACACCCAGctcacgcaacggtagcaaccgactgtcgttacggcaaggcacgcattgttcgcgaaacccatcagttcactagaACTTGGAATTCaaaccatgaagcagttttttacGGCGCCAATTGCAATGGCTAAAGTATACACCAGGtattacagcgcagcttaggATGCATATAAAAGGAAAACTCAAGCACCTTCTGCTTCAACATGTCTAGATCTAACCTTGTTTAATTttacaaacggagaactattcacGTCGACAGTACGTAAAAGAGAACTTCGCAAACCTTCACAAGGAAGAAACCACAAGCCTCACATATTTCACTTCATTTTTGACCCTCCAACGGGGAATTATGTTATCTTCAAGATGTTCCATACTACAAATGAATGACGCTTCGGCTTCTTTATGACTGCAGCCATATgcagtccaaaaggcatattcAACTAAATAATTTgtgccgagcagcctgtgtcagttcacCAAACAGATTCGCCATGTATATTTCTCAAGCAACAAACACTAGTAAATTCctcaagtgagttgaacatgTAGCACGGAGCAGGGattatatattggtacattccttttcgtattctgcaaacagctttaAGCCCCAATTAgttttacttcaaattaccgccacttaatcTAAGCACCTAAACAAAACGCCTAATTTTTaggagttaaagaagcaagtggtgctggtagaatctaaactggAATGTTAGTTAAGTCCTCGTGATACTGCAGAGCTTTTCTGTGAAGAAATGtaacaataatatttggggttttacgtgccaaaaccactttctgattatgaggcacgccgtagtggaggactccggaaattttgaccacctgggattctttaacgtgcacctaaatctaagcacacgggtgttttcgcatttcgcccccatcgaaatgcggccgccgtggccgggattcgatcccgcgacctcgtgctcagcagcccaacaccatagccactgagcaaccacggcgggtgtgaagaaatgtaaaaattcgatattatgtcatgaactactcgtcgtgagctaACCTGTTTTggcggattaaaatcaaggtaactgttgtagaagtcacaTACTGCCAGCGTTTGtggtgacatacttgttgcaccgcggcaggtatggtatcatgaCTGGATTCTTATACACCGTTTTttcgtgggcgccgccatattgtgaacgcagcaGGCAAAATCGGGAGCATCTGCACCTTCATGAGGCTGGGACCTCAGCTCCTCGGGCTACGTTTTGCAGGCTAAGCGCACAGGTTCAAGCAGACCCGACAGTTCAACTCGACGTCATCGCCACCTTCGGGCCTGAACCAGCCGCCCTGACACTGCAACCAGTGCCGCCAGATCCCTCATCAGAAAGTCATGCAATGTGACGTCAGAATCAGCTAAGCCTGCTCAACGCGACATCAACGCAATTTGTGTATCGTTGTTCCGTGTATTTCGTCTAAGAGCTGGTCTTTCAGAACAACACTGGGACTTCTACGAATTCTTGGTAGATACACCAGaactttttcacttttgttcTTTCCATTGTTCTAAACTAGTAACTTACAGCACTGTGCAGCATGTTTTAGTTTCGCTCTTAGTTGTACTTAGGTGGGTATATTGTAACAGCTCACATATGTTTTGAGCTTTGTTCCCACGTAACAGCTTCTCACTATCCAAAAGGTTCCTGCATCTTGCATATCATATAGAGACCATCACAGCGACATTCTTTCTCTAAGGAGACCCTTCCTTGAGCAAGACAGTTCGACACCTCCAAGGTGATGAAAGTAATGTGCTCGGACTGCTCGGTAATTTAAAAAATGCAATTCCTtgggaaaaaaaacatcagctaGAGGTATTCTGCTGCTCTCTTGAAATCTATCAACAGCTGGCCTTCTCAGCGTGTCACGGCTCAATGCCCACCGACTACCTGTATGTGATGGCACTTTGGACGGTTCTGCACTTCGAAGTACTTGTCGAATACTTTAACTGCATTCTTTCTGCCAGGTTCGACTAAATATACAGCCTAATATCAAGAAAGTGAAAATGAACGTAACTGAATTATCAGAAGCGAATGATGATGATACATTCTTGCGGCCTTGTCAGATTTTGAATACGTTTTCACAGTGTAGCATGCGGCGATGCTTCAAAATGCTAACTGATTTCATCACGCAGAGAGCAAAACAACTCGTAGACGCACCACTTCCATACCTTTATTTCAAACCACAGAGTATCATGCTGCCGAGTTACACCCTGTTCCCTCTTATTacaatagaaaaataaataaatacagagcATGCAATAACAAAGCAACTTGAAATCAGGCAAAATTGCCCCTCTGACGGTCCACAATGTCAGATGtgtggcaagagaacaagaaccACAATTTTTGTTACCGGTGGCATAATTAAGCAGCAACAACAAGTAGCACGAAATGTATAAATTGGGCATTGTAAGTAAACATGAAAACAAGAAGCCATAGGCTGCTTCGTCCCGCCACCTGCTTACACAGAAGGAGAAAGTCCTACTAAAACACCAACAAGCACTATAAAAATGTATGGCAGAAATTACAAATTCATGAGAGCCAGAAATACACATAGTGTAAGTAAGCATGCACTTTTAATTTATGCATACAAGCAGACAAAatgctttttcttccttgttaCCATTAAGCTATTTAAACCCAAGCCACCACGGTGCAAATTTCATGATGTACGACAGAAGTGTGATTTCTCAATCTAGATTACATTGTCGTTCAGCTTTAGTGCCACTACAAAAAACACGGCATTATCACAGAAAATGGTCAActgtaaatgaaataaaaaggacGGCATTTAAATATGTTTCTGCAATGCAGGAAACGTAGGCACCCTTATCTGTCGCTCCTATCGTGTGAGCCACACAAAGCACAAACGTGAGAGGTGGCTTATGCCCTACTGGACAGCTAGATGACATTCCCAAACTTTCATGTTAGTAACAATCACCTTCCTCGCCGCGCATGCAAGCCTGGCACAAACGGCCTAGATGAGGATCGGCACATCCCGCGCAAGTGGCATGAAAAAGGTTTTGCAGGTTTTGGACAACCTACGCACTGATGAAACTTGAGCACAGTGCTAGCAACCGCATGAGTCAatgtttttcaatttttcaagTATCCCTGTAAActgtcacacggcgaaaactCATCCCATTTGCAAGTAACAATTACTATGGTCAGAAAAGAGGCAGAAATGATGTTATGCATGCTTTTCTCAATTTTTTTGCAACATTCAAAAGTGTCTTTGAAATATGTGATCTGCAGTTTTAGATAATTTGTCAAAAGAACACGCAACAGAAGCCAAGTCGAGTGGAGCGAAATATACAAAGTGTCGTCAACATAGTGAAATGCAAGGAGAGATAATTCAGCTAAGAGAATGGCGCTTTACATATCGCCGCAGCTCTCTTGTGCACCCAAAACAGGCACTGAAAGGAGCAAAAACTGCTGACTCTTTAGACTGGAGCACAGGAAGTAATTTCAAGAGTGGTATGGAAGCCTTGGGTACCTGTAACATACCTGGGGGCGTGTTAAAGATAGCCAGGTGGTCATCATTATTCCGAActctctcactacggcgtgcttcataatgaggTGGTCGTTTTGGTAAGCTCCCCAATTTAAAGAATAGCAAATGTACAAAGTGGTAAGGCAAAAATAAACATTGCTTACATGGCTGTCAAGTCACTGAACCAAGAGCATATTTTTTCTAGTGTGCAGTGTGATGTATATTaacagagagctttagaataggggccccaataagCTTTGCAGGTGCTAGCGTTGGGGCGcacaggagtgaagagttttacaATGGGGCTTTGCATTTGCACATAGCATCTTGCACTGACAACGCCACTATGGCATGAAAGgtaagctattagaaataatttaaTAAAATATGCCATTTTATGACAATAGTAATTCTGACTTTCGTGTTTTAGCGTTTAATTGCAATTTAGAGGTTACGTTATTAACAGCAAATTAGTTGCGCAGTTTTGAGTAACCGATTTTACGTGCCTTCACGAGCtaagctaagccgtgttaggcctacgagccaagaaatcgacaatcgaattcggaatcagcggagTCTAATTACAGTGtagtctaatgaatcaatcttcataacacacgctagttgacagaaagcgataaccgctgtCACTTCTAGCTTGCAAACTTCACATGTTACCATGAATCGAGCCGTCTGATGCTGGGTTAGAGCCGTCGCTCGATGGGTGCCCcgatgtttgtttacgcaaataaTTTGGGGTGGCTTTCGGGGCTCctgctaaatcagtgaaatagcgtagAGAtagattatgaggttttacgtgccaaaaccactttctgattataaggcacgctgtagtggaggactccggaaatttcgaccacctggggttcttttacgtgcacctaaatctaagtacacaggtgttttcgcatttcgcccccatcgaaatgcggccgccgtggccgggattcgatcccgcgacctcgtgctcagcagcccaacaccatagccactgagcaaccacggtgggtcgtgaaatagcgtgcccgacgcgACACCCAAGCGCAGTTCGCGTctaacgcatgcgcagtggcttcaacGCTATATCTAATAGAGGCCCCAAACTTTTCATGCCCCTATTCTAGAGCTCTCTAATgtcaattcatcatcatcatcatcagcctggctacgctcactgcagggcaaaggcctctcccatacttctccaactaccccggttatgtgctagttgtggccatgctgtccatgcaaacttcttaatctcatccgcccacctaactttctgccaccccttgctacgcttcccttctcttggaatgcaGTCTGTAAcgcttaatggccatcggttatcttccctcctcatcacgtgtcctgcccatgcccatttcttattCTTGTTTTCAACTGGAATGTCAtcaacttgcgtttgttccctcacccaatctgctgacttatccccttaacgttccACTCATCCTTATCTTTCCATagcgcgttgcgtcgtcctcaatttaagtagaaccctttttgtaagcctccaggtttctgccccctggcgagtactggtaagacacagctgttatacacttttctttcgagcgataacggcaacctgctgctcataatctgagaatgcctgccaaatgcaccccagcccattcttattcttatgattatttcaatctcatgatccggatccacagtcactacctgccctaagtagatgtattcctttccacttccagtgcctcactacctatcgtaaactgctgttctcttccgaaactgttaaacgttactttagttttctgcagattcaattttagacccacccatctgctttgcctccccaggtcagtgagcatgcattgcaattggtcccctgagttactaagcaaggcaatatcgtcaacAAATCGCAAGTTAGATTAGTTGGTCAATTAGATAGCAATTATTTACATGTGGTGAATATTACATTTGACTCTTTGTAGCCCATCTAGCACGTCCTGACATGCGAAAACATCCGTTCCGCTCAGATTTGAGGAAGCTCCCAACACAAATGCAGGCTCATGTTTGCTGGTTGTTTGGGTTGGTAGTAAGAGCTTCTGGAAATTGTTTTACCAGAAATTTCACTTGGAGGCGCTCAGGTGATTGGGAGAGGATGTGCAAAGGAAACATCCAGAATTGTGAAGGCGGGGTGATTTGTTTCTCGATAAGAACAACCAACTTCATACTGCTTATTTTGTGACATGGCATTAAGCCTTGCAGCAATAGGCCATCATTCCCCACTCACCTGTTCACTCAATTCATCGGACATACCTCCCTGTGACTGACAATAAAGAAAACCCCGTCAACCACAAAAAATGCCGTTAACGGAAGTAGATTTGCTATAGACGACAATGTGAAAACGGCTTTGCACAAGGGCACCAAACATCAAGCTTCAGAAGTTTCTAAAGATGATTCCAGGAATGCAGGAAAGGTTGAATAAGTGTGTTGCCTGCCAAGTAGATTATCTTCGAAGAAACTAGATGCCTTTTCTTCCCTCCTACATGTCAATAaagaatttttttagattcagtGCTTTGATTGTTTTCATATATTTATTTAGAGCAGAGGAGGGGGGTTCACTTTTGCACAATTCTGAGGCAGTGTTCCTAATGGGGCCCTAGCTGAACCCCTCTTTATAGAAGTCGAGAAATGGATCTCAAGTTAAATAGAATATTTGAGATATACTTTGGGACAAAAAGTACTCAATGCATTCAGCTGAAGCAGAGTTAGCAATCAAAGGTCACCTGTGATCCCCTTCGCAGTGCTCCCGCTCCTTCAATGAGTCACCTTAATACGGAGTGGGGCGTGCCCAGCAGGCTCTGCCTACTTAACGAAACCGTGGAGCAAAGCTAAAATCTGATTTTGGATATTCACGTAGACACCACTATTTCCGATTTTGATTCCCACAACACGCCAAATATGGTTGTCCTTAGCGAGTCGCAGTGGGCTCAGCGAGAAGACTCATCGCAGCCATTGAAGCGgtcgcggtatctacgctacgcagCAGGCCGGAGCTACATGCAACTGCGTATGCACAGCATTAGCTTTCTGTACGACAGGGCTTGAATGCATGTCCGCACTCAAATGATCCAGTGTATGTGCTGCTACGTGGAGCAGACCGGCTTTCTGCTGTACCAGCTTGACCagcggatagtagccacatctaATTTTTACGTTCTGAAGCACTGTCAATAGATTAATATGATGTGAAGACTGCCAAGGCGCGTAGTCAGGAGCTGCCAGGAGTGAGCGCATGCCAGTAAACTTGCATgaggtctgaccttaagtttcgcgtgttTCCAGGCTACTTGAGGATGTTCAAAAGTAGTCCAAATTAGCAAGACGCGAtcgctacgacaccgataagcagggtggccaaagtttaattcctacatgGACGGCCGCGGCCGAGCGCGAGTAACAAAGAGTCGGCCTGTTTCGTAATGCAATTATTTTCAAATTTTGAAAGCCGACTTTCGCTCACTACAGCCTGTATACCAAGCATCAATCAATATGCACAGCTACagcaggaagaagcgcactgatccaaacacccttcttgattgatgtcaactATTGGCCAAAAGCAGCCGTGTATGAGAATTTGCTGTGACGAAATATAGCAGCCGAAAAAGACTGTGGAGGACGCCTCTGATAAAGGGGTGCTTGAGAAAACGGTAGCTTTACGTTCCACTTGCAAACTTCATGTGCCACGCACGACTGCGAAATTTCGCTGAGATGATCACAACAGTGCATGCTATCCGCGGAATGCCTTAATTCACGAATCCcgaagggtggttcagggcccctttaagcaatCCTTGCACAAGATTTCGTGCGATTCAGCAATAGACATGCTGAAATATGTGACCGAGAGCCTTTCTAGCTCTGAGCCTAGCTTGTTATCTTCACAAAGTACCTGTAATGCTTTTGGTCATATATTTCAAAAAGTTCAATACCAAGTCCTGTGAACTCTCACAAGAATAATCACATCCGCAAAAGTGACGATCCGAAATTACTCCTCCTTAGCTGCCTCTGGGCTTCGATATCTTTAGGACACTAATGAATTACCTCATATAAAAAAGAAACTCCCTTCATAACAATAATGCAGTCTCGTGTGCAATCAAATTATTGGTTCACCTACATTGCTGTGTAGGTATACTGACAGTGCTGGAAAAGCGCACAAGCATTGTTAGGGAATTTTAAAACACATGCCGTGAAATACTTGCCATGTGGCAAATCTAttgtcatttccaacaaatggCGTTTGCGAAGCTTAATGTCAGTACTCTTGTACGCTGTCACAGTGCAAAACTATATCATTTGAAAATAATTACTGTTGTCAGAAAAGAGACGAAAATGGCGTTATACGAGCTTTTGGCACTCAAGCATTATTTTGCAATTGCAATAATGTTATTTTGATTAATGCAATAATCCTGCATGTTTGCACTTAATCATTTTTTTAACTGTGTGCTCTGCCGGTTCGGACAATTTGTCCAAACTGTATGCAACAGGAGTTGAAACAAGTCATGCCAAACATTCAAAGGCCGGATAACATGGTTGATGCAGAATGCTTGAGAGATGATTCATCTTAGAAGAAAAAGGTAGTTACCCTTCATCCCTGCTCTTATATGCCTGTGAGACCGACACTGCAAGAAAACAGTTAATTTCAAATTCCAGAACAGGAACGTTTCCAAAACCATATGAAGACAAACTATGAACTAGTATCGTCGCAACTATACACATTGCTGATATGGCCATCTAGCCATTGAGTCAAGAAGATATGTTCTGCAACTGTGATGCGATGTGATGCATTGCACTGTGATGCTCCTGAGAATGTCATGTAGCTGTTACTTATTAAAGGTCAGACGGAGATTATTATTTTAATTTATAGCATTAGAGAAGCATGATTAGTAAGGAATGCAATCAGCAGACCTCTGGTGTAGACCATTAATTTGGTACCAAATGCTGAAAGAATGAGTTTACGTCTGAGGAAATGTTTTCAATTTATTTCGCTAAGTTTCCCCATGTGACAGcaagaaaactttattttgaaCGAATTGCATTAGTAAGAGAATAAATGAGGTTTACCCAGCGACAAAAGTATCATATTTGCTGCACTATAAAATGGAGATGTTATTTTCGAAATGCCTCTTGTTTTTTAGCTGCCTGCTCATTTTTCTCGTTTTGACAGGTCTCCGGCCCCTCTCTTTTCTCTCTTGGTTCCCTATCGGTTGATTTCACCTTTTTACGTCCAGATGCCCCGTCATTCTCTCCAAAAGTGTCTTTTCCATTTCCTAGTTCACCTCCTCCTCCAGACCCGCCAGCGCCTTCTCCGTTAGCAGCGTTTCTGGTTTTTGCTCCAGTTCCTGTCTCGCTTCCTCCGCCACTTCCTCCGTCAGTATTATTTCCCGCATCTTTTCCTAGTTTGCGTTTCCACCATAACCCCACAGAAGATGCCGCAGCACCGATGCTGGCACCTCCCGCTGCAACCCCGGCTTGTGCAGTGGCCGTCAGCCCTGCGGCTCCCCAGCTTTGGCACAGGGCAAACACGCTGCCTTGAGCAATGTAACCCCCTAGCGTTGCTTGGTATGCAGCAGCCGTCGAGCCCGCCACAACTCCAGTCGATGAGAACCCAACAGCAGCCAAGGCAACGGGCGCTGCAAGCACAGCGGCAGCGCCTAAACCTGCAAAAGCAAAAACGAATGTCAGCCAGCGTTGGGTTGGCTTACCAGTGCAGAGTATTGCACAATGCGAGGAGAGAAACAAGTTATAAGCAGAGTTCAGCACTTTTCGCTCTCATTGTTGACCATTAGGCATACTTGGATTGgtgtttatttaaaaagaaaatttgattTCATTTCTTTCAGTGACAATACCCTTGATTGAAAACTTGCCAGACCTGTCTTTTatcgtttaattttttttttcacacaggaACGGAGTACTCATCTTTCACCGCTTTCATGTAAAAGATCATATTCCGTCATCCATATGAGATTATTTGGCGTTATTGTGATCTGTGATGGACGCTCTTGGCATTTTTGCTGTTTTATGCTGATGAAAAATCACGATAGTaatgaaaacaacaaacaaaagtGGTGGTGAAAACATTCATTGAGCAAAATACAACAGAGTAGACCCCGAAGGGAGAACACCTAAGTGAGCTCCCCAGTCCAGGACTCTATTGGAGATGGCTGCCGTTCGGAGCACGCGTCACCAGGGCACGCTGGTCGCACAAGGCAGAGCAGCTGAGCAGGGTCTCCTCCCAGACCTCTTGTGTGGCAACGTGGAAACGGGGGATAGCGGCAAAGAGGGCCTAGCAGCCACCATATGGTAGGTGTCGGCCAGGACCCCACAATAGCGACAGTACCTACTTGTATTAGGCAGGAAATGCCGAGCCACAGATGGACACAAGTTGGTCTGTGAGCAGTGCAGGGTTCGCTGATCGGTCTTAGACAGATCACGGGCCGGGGTAGGAAGGAGCCGACGACCATCGCAGTAATAGGACAAGATTGTGTGAATAGATGTGAGGGACTGGGTTGCAGGATTAGGCGAGGGGGATGAGGGGCAACGTCCCGGAGAAGAAGCATGCGGGCGGCCGCATCAACAGCCTCTTAACCAGGAAAACCCTCGTCACCTGAGGACCAGGCAAGTCTGACAGGGTGATGTACGAAATGCCAGGAGGCGGCCCGGAGTAAGCGACTCACGAGACATAGCTGGCAAGGCGGACCAGGCAGAGCGTGAGTACGAGATGACGCTTGCATTGGGGTGGGAGGCAGCCAAGGCAATGGCGACCTCCTCCGCCTAGGTTGAAGCAGAGGCCCGAAACGAGAGGTCATCAATCCCGTTTCC
Proteins encoded in this region:
- the LOC142563671 gene encoding uncharacterized protein LOC142563671 isoform X2; its protein translation is MALPQLDAPTSSMPPGMSAHGELFAETEDFGLVPGATAPLRTSSRTSQPCRPVDGELIAELEGLRLVSEVRAPPLASATTIKPKRAVDSTVAEKPGTSQTASASSHQPGATVDNRDDTESEDTDTKPKPSGSAPGASAPGNGKPPDEQHFLSSEAKDKLKTAGIVAGVAVGLGAAAVLAAPVALAAVGFSSTGVVAGSTAAAYQATLGGYIAQGSVFALCQSWGAAGLTATAQAGVAAGGASIGAAASSVGLWWKRKLGKDAGNNTDGGSGGGSETGTGAKTRNAANGEGAGGSGGGGELGNGKDTFGENDGASGRKKVKSTDREPREKREGPETCQNEKNEQAAKKQEAFRK
- the LOC142563671 gene encoding uncharacterized protein LOC142563671 isoform X1 → MNSTVAMALPQLDAPTSSMPPGMSAHGELFAETEDFGLVPGATAPLRTSSRTSQPCRPVDGELIAELEGLRLVSEVRAPPLASATTIKPKRAVDSTVAEKPGTSQTASASSHQPGATVDNRDDTESEDTDTKPKPSGSAPGASAPGNGKPPDEQHFLSSEAKDKLKTAGIVAGVAVGLGAAAVLAAPVALAAVGFSSTGVVAGSTAAAYQATLGGYIAQGSVFALCQSWGAAGLTATAQAGVAAGGASIGAAASSVGLWWKRKLGKDAGNNTDGGSGGGSETGTGAKTRNAANGEGAGGSGGGGELGNGKDTFGENDGASGRKKVKSTDREPREKREGPETCQNEKNEQAAKKQEAFRK